One genomic region from Gemmobacter aquarius encodes:
- the fabZ gene encoding 3-hydroxyacyl-ACP dehydratase FabZ — MTNGAALSADLDLIQRIIPHRYPFLLVDKVRDIIVGESCVGIKNVTINEPQFTGHFPGMPIFPGVMIIEAMAQTSGILVGLTMDLVDKQAKVFFMGVDGVKFRRKVVPGDVLELHVKALRGGGKVWKFEGRAMVEGELACEATFMAMFDVPKADPKADPKADPKADPKADKADT; from the coding sequence ATGACAAACGGCGCAGCCCTTAGCGCGGACCTCGATCTGATCCAGCGGATCATCCCGCACCGCTACCCCTTTCTTCTGGTCGACAAGGTGCGCGACATCATCGTCGGCGAAAGCTGTGTCGGCATCAAGAACGTCACCATCAACGAACCGCAATTCACCGGCCACTTTCCCGGCATGCCGATCTTTCCGGGTGTGATGATCATCGAAGCCATGGCGCAGACCTCCGGCATTCTCGTCGGGTTGACCATGGACCTCGTCGACAAACAGGCCAAGGTTTTCTTCATGGGCGTCGACGGCGTCAAATTCCGCCGCAAGGTCGTGCCGGGCGACGTGCTCGAACTGCATGTCAAAGCCCTGCGCGGCGGCGGCAAAGTCTGGAAATTCGAAGGCCGCGCCATGGTCGAAGGCGAACTCGCCTGCGAAGCCACCTTCATGGCCATGTTCGATGTGCCCAAGGCTGACCCCAAGGCTGACCCCAAGGCTGACCCCAAGGCTGACCCCAAGGCTGACAAGGCCGATACATGA